In Carya illinoinensis cultivar Pawnee chromosome 10, C.illinoinensisPawnee_v1, whole genome shotgun sequence, one DNA window encodes the following:
- the LOC122278563 gene encoding uncharacterized protein LOC122278563 — protein MRKRVDELAGTGELERMVVERSKPKRHQETRQGTRQSFSPKRMHPVNNLQDRGRGCPQKATGTGYEEVFVADRGHKQPKLSNERMVISFEEANREGVLYPHDDALVITLVIANYATRRMLVDNGSSANILFWEAFVRMGIDVGKLRLSPTPLKGFSGDTVQPIGAITLPVTAGTGSLTATTMTHFLVVKAPSSYNAILGRLTLNHLKAVTSTYHLNMHFLADSSVGGKRDYYPYQNTSPVSNREAPIQLLVEHRDIFAWSHEEMPGIDNKVIEHCLGVDPTHKAV, from the exons ATGAGAAAGAGGGTTGATGAGTTAGCAGGAACCGGCGAGTTAGAGCGAATGGTCGTGGAGCGGtcaaaacccaaaaggcatcaggAGACTAGACAAGGAACAAGACAAAGTTTTAGTCCAAAAAGAATGCACCCTGTTAATAACCTCCAGGACAGGGGGCGAGGTTGCCCCCAAAAGGCGACAGGAACAGG ATATGAAGAGGTATTTGTAGCGGATAGAGGacacaaacaaccaaagctTAGCAATGAGCGAATGGTGATATCCTTTGAAGAGGCGAACAGGGAAGGAGTCCTGTATCCGCATGACGATGCTCTAGTAATTACCCTCGTAATAGCCAATTATGCAACCAGGCGGATGCTAGTAGACAATGGGAGCTCGGCTAATATACTGTTTTGGGAAGCGTTTGTCAGAATGGGGATTGATGTTGGCAAACTGAGGCTCTCCCCTACACCATTAAAGGGTTTCTCAGGGGATACTGTCCAGCCCATAGGAGCAATCACGCTTCCGGTAACTGCAGGAACTGGATCGCTGACGGCAACCACCATGACCCATTTTTTAGTAGTAAAAGCTCCTTCCTCTTACAATGCTATATTGGGAAGGCTGACACTCAACCACTTGAAAGCTGTAACATCTACCTaccatctcaatatgcattTCCTAGCCGATAGCAGTGTGGGTGGGAAGAG GGACTACTACCCGTATCAGAACACAAGTCCCGTCAGCAATAGAGAAGCCCCGATACAGTTGTTGGTAGAACACAGGGACATCTTTGCGTGGAGCCATGAAGAGATGCCTGGTATAGACAACAAGGTCATTGAGCACTGCTTAGGGGTAGACCCAACACACAAGGCAGTGTGA